Proteins encoded by one window of Microcebus murinus isolate Inina chromosome 2, M.murinus_Inina_mat1.0, whole genome shotgun sequence:
- the CITED4 gene encoding cbp/p300-interacting transactivator 4, translating to MADHLMLAEGYRLVQRPPAAPALGPHALRTLQPYAGPGLDSGLRPRGALLGPPPPPPGALAFGAFGPPSSFQPFPAVPPPAAGSAHLQPAATLYPGRATAPPVPPGGPPGLQPAPAAAAPPPALALGGMDAELIDEEALTSLELELGLHRVRELPELFLGQSEFDCFSDLGAAPPAGSVSC from the coding sequence ATGGCCGACCACCTGATGCTCGCCGAGGGCTACCGCCTGGTGCAGAggccgcccgccgcgcccgccctCGGCCCTCACGCGCTCCGGACTCTGCAGCCCTACGCCGGCCCGGGCCTGGACAGCGGGCTGCGGCCGCGGGGGGCTCTGCtggggccgccgccgcccccacccGGGGCCCTGGCGTTCGGGGCCTTCGGGCCGCCgtcctccttccagccctttcCGGCGGTGCCGCCGCCGGCCGCGGGCAGCGCGCACCTGCAGCCTGCGGCGACGCTGTACCCCGGCCGCGCGACCGCGCCCCCCGTACCCCCAGGAGGGCCCCCGGGCCTGcagcccgcgcccgccgccgcggCCCCGCCGCCTGCGCTCGCCCTGGGCGGCATGGACGCCGAGCTCATCGACGAGGAGGCGCTGACGTCGCTGGAGCTCGAGCTCGGGCTGCACCGCGTGCGCGAGCTGCCCGAGCTCTTCCTGGGCCAGAGCGAGTTCGACTGCTTCTCGGACTTGGGGGCAGCGCCGCCCGCCGGCTCGGTGAGCTGCTGA